TAGGAAACCGGAGAACTTATCACCAAATGTGATCGCAAAGTGGCCTGGGCATTTTTACTCGGATCCGAAGATCCGATCCAAAACCGACCCGAAAAATCCCGGTTCGGATAGGAACCGATCCTTTTACCTTATTGGATCTTGTTGTGTGCGAAACCGAAGAATATCCgaaatttctaatatatattagGTATATATGAGTGTTTCagtatatttttggtataaaggatatttttttttaagtttcgaATATGGGTTTTCGGATATGGTTTTGGATTtcagataaaattttaaattttcaaaaatataattaggaTAATCAGATTTTgggtaaaattttagatattttcgggtatttaaatattttcaagtttttttttgtgtgtttttgggtatttttgggCCGGATCCGACATGACCCGACTCAAAACCGActcaaaaccgaaccaaacctgAACTGAACAAATTCTAGTTATCCTATTGGATCCAACTAAATATGACCCGAACTAAAACCAACCCAGAACTGAACCAAATCTGAACCGACAAACTCTAGTTACCCTATTAGATCCAACTATATAAGATCTGAACCGATCAAAATCCGACAAGACCCGAACTAAATCCGAACAAACAAATTCTAATTGTTCTATTGGATCTAAATATGTAAGACCCAAAATTTCAGATCCGACGAGACCGATCTGAGGACCCGAATGTCGGCGACCCAAAGGAAGCTGCGAGTTCATTAACGGTGACGAAAGATCTTCACCGTTATGtcagtttttaaaattaatctatTTGGGCTTACTCTGTTGGGCCATCGATACAAGGAGTCGGCGACATAACTAAAGTTATAGAATCTGAATCAGGTCTTGTCGCTTTTcgtctctctctgtctcttcgtgttctctttctctctctgtcGCTTCTAAACATTCAGATCGCTAGCTAGCTCTGGTCGTGCGCATCTAATTTGCTGCTGTATTCCTTCTTTTTTTCCCAGAGCTGAGGTAATATTAATCCTTCTTGAATGATAATTGCTTAAATTCatcttttttaatagtatttcgACCTTACTGTTTGATGCAATCTCTCTCAATTAGACTTTTCTGGGAAAAATGACTGAACTTTCTTGTTCACATCAAATTATTGTGAGAATCCCACGTCAGGGTTGAGTTCCTTTCAGTAAATCTCTTGAAAGATTTGGTTGAAATAgacatttttctaattttttaaaaaatcaaaacttttcaAACTTGGACCGATCTAGTTAAAGCTCCACACTTCAGTTACGTGTTGTATACATCTAACCTCTTGTAATGATGGTGGAGACTTTTTGTCTGATCAAATTAACGTAAGTTTCTTTGATTCACAGCTCTCAACACGTTCGCAAAAATGAACAAAAGTCCACGCATCGATATCCCTCCATCGTCTTCTCCAGCTTTAGCTTCTGCAGATGGTGAGCTCAATGAATACGACATCTTCTCGATAGACGTAACTCACACTCCGccgtcttcttctccttcgcaACACCCACCTGCTCGCCAGCTTCAGAGGAGCAAAAGCGGTTTGAAAAACGTGGAAGCTTCTGGTATCCTCGCTGCTCTTCCCGAGCCTTCTGGCAACAGCTACCTCAACCACGTCTTTCACCATAAGCCTGCAGCTTCTTCCTCGCCTTCTTCGTCTTCGGCTCGAACCATTCCCTCAGCTCCTAAACCGCCTCAAGAGAGGCTTCCATATACAGCTTCTTTTATAGGTGGAGGGAAGTTTCCTCAGTCAGCTCCGGTTCAAGTGCCGTTAGCATCTTTGGCCATGATGAATCGTCATAAGAAGGAGTTCAAGCTTACTGATGTGGTGGATGaggatgaggaggaggaagaagaagaaggcgaaATGCTTCCTCCACATGAGATTGTAGCTCGGTCTTTGGCGAAGTCTTCTTTATTGTCTTGCTCGGTTCTTGAAGGAGCTGGAAGAACACTTAAAGGGAGAGATCTCCGGCAGGTAAGGAATGCTGTTTTCAGAAGAACCGGTTTCATAgattgagttttgttttttcacCTTAAGACCATTCTTTAATTTGTTATCCAATTGAACCTGTATGTTCACCTTATCCAATTTGGTCACAGAAACTTTCCAATGTATGTTCATATACAGTATGTTGTGTCTACTTCATATCAAAGACTGAGATGTGATATCACGTGTTTATATAATTGTTGATGAGACACAGAACTTTAGAGATGTTCTTTTGAGTTTCACATGTATTCAAGTTCTTAACTGACTAGTCTTTAAGAGTCGTCATAGTCTTCTCTCAAAAGAAAAAGTGAATCACCTTTTATGTTGTCAGTAAAAATTTGTTCAGTAAAAATTAAAGGCATACAGGAAGTGAAAAGAGAGAGGGGACCATTCTTAAAGTGATAGCTCTTTTACAATCTTggctccatcttcttcttcttcaacatcaCTCTCAAACCCATTAGATTTTTTTGAGGTTTAGTGTGAAATGTTTTACTTGGTCATATAACAGTTACACTGTACTATGTTATCTACCTGTCTTAGAGAACAAAGTTACTGATGATATTATCAGTtgacaaaccaaaataaaacagaGGGAATCTATTGTAGATTGAATATGATTTTGAGTCATGAGACCTTAAAATAAAGATTCTCAGCCTTTCTATCTTTTAGTAGAAGGTACTTTGTGATCATCTCAACCTTCTCATTTGGTGTGGTTGGTGATGTATTTATTACATCACATGAAAAGGTGtttgctttttcttttaaaaggttgaaattttaataactaTCAGCTAAATGAATATAAAATGAACATCTGAAACCATGCATTTCAACCCAAGTTTGTATTTTTGACTAACTTTGTAGaatctaaaattatttgtataaagatgaatgatggagatgatgggaGTTAGTTTTGATCAACTTCCTACATTTAGACAAACATGGGCGGCTCTCTATACCTATCTCATGTCCCCATTCTTTTACTAATGAAAGAAGACAACGATCACATTCAAGTTTGGTGGATCTCCCTCCTACCACTAAAGTAGGTGTGAGAGAGAGAACAATTAATGACATCAGATATAAGATAAACAATCCTTTTTTATTACTCCTTGTGAGGAAAATTTTCACTTGTAATTTAAGGAAACTGGCTAAATGATGTTCTAGAAGAAGCAACAATTCAAAACTTACTGTTCATTGAAAATGACTAACTTTCTTATCATTGGGTCCAAAAGGATAGAGTGAGATATAAGGATCAACCTAACAATGATCATATCTAGTTTGGAGAGGGTATTTACCAACCTAGTTTTTTAACAGTTTAAAAGCTGAGAAAAAGGTAGCAAAACCCatatgaaaataaaagagaaagtgCAAGACTTTATTACAGCATCCATGGAGTTACACACAACAAGAACAGGGAACTGAGATTTCTCAAGTATCTGGCTATTGCAGTAAcaagaggatgatgatgatgatacaaCA
This region of Brassica napus cultivar Da-Ae chromosome C5, Da-Ae, whole genome shotgun sequence genomic DNA includes:
- the BNACNNG59690D gene encoding uncharacterized protein BNACNNG59690D gives rise to the protein MNKSPRIDIPPSSSPALASADGELNEYDIFSIDVTHTPPSSSPSQHPPARQLQRSKSGLKNVEASGILAALPEPSGNSYLNHVFHHKPAASSSPSSSSARTIPSAPKPPQERLPYTASFIGGGKFPQSAPVQVPLASLAMMNRHKKEFKLTDVVDEDEEEEEEEGEMLPPHEIVARSLAKSSLLSCSVLEGAGRTLKGRDLRQVRNAVFRRTGFID